From the Lathyrus oleraceus cultivar Zhongwan6 chromosome 3, CAAS_Psat_ZW6_1.0, whole genome shotgun sequence genome, the window TAGCATCCGACATTGGGGCGTTGGTCGCGTCTGGGCTTGAGGGGCACCAAAGAAATTGTCTATTCAACCCATCTAGTTTGCCAATGCTTCATAACTTTGATTAGTATTTGTAATTAAATGGTTAAATATTGTTCCCATTTGTTGGGTTAGAGTATTTACTAACTCATGGTTACTCTCATCCATTTTCTGCCTCATGGCCATTATGGATGTCGAATTTAATGATGGTGTATCATGAGGAATATAACTGATTCCCCCTGGCTTAAAAACTTCGCTTGCGTTCGATGCAGAAACGTTATGTCTATTAAATGATAACCTCCCAACCGCTACGATATCCGAATACGACGACTGATTGCTATTTAGACCCACCATCATCGACGTAGGCATACCATATGGAATCTCTCTTCCTAGTCAGGGCATTGTAAATCTTATTTGGAAGGGTGGTCTTGGATATCCACTTCCAATGCCTCCCAAGGGAGTTGGTATAGGGACGCTTGGTTGTGGCGGGGGAATGACCCCTTGTGACGTAGTTGTTGACGTTGCGCTTGTCTATATTGTTGAAGTAATAGCCTCAAATGGCTTCAAATGCTATAAATATCACCATTTGTGCTCTCAAAATCGTGCCTTCATCTCCCAAATtcgtaacccttgtgaaagtgtAACAAATTCACTTTTAAAAATATCATAATGGACCATAATGCGTCAGAAAAACCTATAAAAATACCTGTCGCGCGCATGATACCTTGCATCGTGCGCGGTGCAGCTTTAATGACCCTATCGCGTGCGTGATGGTGCACGCGATTATTTTAGTGGTTGCATGCTTTTGCTCCCCTTTTCACTCAAATTTTTACTAAGTCCACAAttttcacacttagctattttttcctcaGTCTTTGGTCAACCTTCTTCATTTTAGCTCaactttcacttgttttgctctgattcttcaactaaatatatgcaatgatgAACTGTCATCCATAATCTCATTCATGTAAtacatcaaacatcaacaatagtGAAATATGGGATTCTGTACAAAACTTAACCACTTTTGTATTATTGACAGAACactttattttcttttcacaaTTAAAACTCGAAAACCCTCCAAATTAGTATTTTCTAAATATTGCACACTATTGTCTTGTTAAATAACAGTCCCCGCGGATTTGATCTTTTTATTACTGCGCCATTATTGgtacacttgtcgagaagtcatcaTTAACGTCATCTGTAGAGGCACCTCCCCCGAAGTAACCTAGGTCGCTAATAAAGCACATTAACATTTTCTTCTGGTACTGATTATTGTGAAAATTAGTAAATAAGCATTGTCCTATTTTTATTGCAAAAAGTGACTTAAGGGATCAACCAGTGAATCCCAAGACATGTGCTAATTATGTTGTTTCTTTGtaatatttataaaaaatgaTGTAACGTTTGATAAACGTCTAATGATTTTGATGAAGCCAAAATCTGGGTAGTTGTAACAAAAGGTTTGAGTAAAAAGGGCTTGAAAGAAAATGATAGGAATTAAATTGTATAAAGACTATAAAGAAAAGTAAATGGCGTTGAAGGATAAAGGACAAGTATTTAAAAGGTTGCAGGAAAAGTAAAGGTTTGAGAGGGAGTAAAGATGCAGGAAATGTTAAGGAAGATAAAGACTTGACGAAAGGTAAAAGCTTTACTGAAAAGTAATTTGGTAACTGAACTCATACATTTTGGCTTGAGAATTCATTTTCACTCCGTAACACGGATACTTCTGAGTTTTAGTGGTTTTTCTATACAACTCAACACCCTGAATCCTATCATTAGAACTACTATATATAATGCTAAATAAAATAACCGTCGCTGCTACGTGTCACTCTCAATTGTCTACGCGTCTTCATCGCATGCTCAATTCTCCTCGCTTGCTTCCACGTCTTTCACAGTAGAGCCAAAATACGCTTACATGAGATGTTTGAACTTTGAATCTCCCTCCTTGGAAGATCTTTGTCGCTGTCGATTTCGAATCAACCATGACTTGTCGAAAAAACCCCATTTCTTATCTTCAAGAATTTCACTAAGTCTTTAAACGTGGCTTCGACACTTCGACTTGACAAACTCTGTCGAACGTCTTCACTGTCTACTTGAAGACTAGGTTTTCCAACACTTAGGAAAATTCCCAGCTACCAGGTACAAATATTCTATAGTGAGATTCTCTTCTTTATATACATAATATACTTTGTTCCCTCGTAAGAAAGTGACTCTCAATTAAATACTTGGTGAACAAATTAGCATATATATCATCCTTAATAGCGCAAACTGTAGTGTAAGCCTTAAGATGGATGAGGGTAACTAAATAAAATTGGACTTCAACTTAGGAAGAGTTCTAAAGCCCCAGACGGTCAAGCCCAGAGAGATTAATCCTCTACTACGCCTCCGAGTTGCAAGACTACGAAGACATCGAAAGAGATGAAAGAAAAGGGTCCGAGAAGGCTTCCCCTTCAAGTATTCGCACCAATACTGGTTGACTTTCACATACGTCCAACATGTTGGATGGAGTTGTAAATGAGCCATTACCAGATGGTTTAGAACTTCCATCTTGAAAGCAATAAAAGGAAGGCTAAGACCCATAACCGATAAGGCGCATTCATAAAAATGGACGGCGCAATCTTCATACCTATTGCATATCCTTTCACTTTCGTTCGAGATTAAGACTCCCGAGTGTGAAGGTGGACCTAAGTCAAGATAGGCCCTATCAAGATCATATTCTCTAGCAAAAACATAAACAATGGAGGAGTAAACAAGACCCACCCAAGAAGATTGTGGATTCTTATGGGACTTGCGAGCACTCTTTTATTTACCTATAATGCACTAACTTTTTCAGAAGTAGGGAAGCAAAATGTCAAAGAAGAAGATAACCATTAAACTGagaaaaaaactaaaaaaataatGTTGATTTTTAAAGAACTATACTCTAGCATGCAAAAGGAAGTAGACCCTATCAATTGTGTCAAATAACTTACATGAAATACTCAAGTGTTTCAGGTTCCAAGGTCATAATGATGGTACTTCCGAAAAGACGCTGGAAGTATGGACATGATAACCACAACCAACCACCCTTAAGGAATTATAATCTTTCCGGAAGCTTCCCAACACACGGGGACTCTTATCCTGATGATCACAAGGGATCTCAACTACATGCACATCCAACGACTCTCAACAAATTACTCCTAACAAATAGTGAGTTTGTCATTCTCTTATACTTTGATCCTACCACCGCTCCTCTTTCCATTTCTAGTTTTCAAAGGGAACAATTTTCAATACTTTTTCCTTCACATGATTATTGGTTAGCCTTATTATCTTAAGATTTACAATTTCCATATTGGCAGCTCGTTTATCCTTAAGTTGAATAAGTTTGAGGTATACTATACCCACTTCCATGACGTTCCCTTCGTTATCCCTTTCATCCTTTTATGGTATGTGAGTAATGCAGGACTTGGTGAATTACACCGTTCCTTCTTGCTATGTTTCATCCTTAGACTGATTTCCAATCATCTCTAATAGTTGAACAATCCTCGCTGTTGGTTCGTTTCTCGAGACTAGCATAATGTAATAGTCTGCTCGGGTCCATGCTATTTGGAGTAATTTCCTCATCCTAAAAGAAAACTCTCTTCCATGTCGACTGCTTACTCCGATGCTTCTTATTGTGATGACTTTGTTAATAAACTCACATATTAACAAAATTTTAAATGTTCATTACCTCAGTTTAGGCTACGACATCAAAGTTTTAGGTCTTTTATAGATTCATGCAAGTTGGATGCCAAAATTTTATTTCGGTTGTATATTCATTTCCCAACAAAACTTGAAGAGTCGATGATGATATAAATAGTTGAACACAACAAGACAAAATCACGCTACAAACGCAATGACTTCAAACATATACTAGCATCCAATCTATAAGGTAAATTGCTTAGgacaaaacaaaacaaattttaTTTCAGTACAGTCTTAAAAATGTAAGTTATAAGATCAAACACCACAGTAAGTGCGTAGAGAAAATGGATCTCTAAGACCTTTTTCGGAGTAACGATAGTTGAGGAACTCGACAAAATCAAAAGGCTTAAAGAGCAAAGGGTGTTCCTCGTCCACCAACTCATCTGGAGCATTAACAATACAACCTTTTTTAGGGAGAGTGAACAGCCCTAAAGAATATCTTGTGTCACTTCCGCGCATCATCACTCGATGGAATGGTGAATGCAACCTCCCGTTTGACCATGCCTGCAAAATCATAGCACAACAATATTAACAAAAGTTAAATGTTTATGACCTCGGTTTGGTCTACGGCATCAAGATTAAATCTATTGACATTAGAAAATTTACATTAAATGAATCACCAACTATAACTAGGAAGCTATGTGAAGAAAAAGGCCTGTAGCTTATCCATTTCTCATCTTTTGTCATTACTTCTAAACCCCCCACTTGATTTTGGTGCAATATGGTCACAAGGGACTGATCTGTGTGTGTTAGTAGGCCTAATTTTTTGTCATTGGTTTGTGGACTTTTGTATTTCATAACTCGGAGAAGGTAATCAGTTGAGTTCATGTGCTGTTCTATGTACTTTTCAACACctaaactttccaaaatcatCTTCCTAATCATCTCATTCAACTCTGCTAGCTTCACAGTGAAGGAATTTATAGTTTTGCTgcaaaaataaatcaaaataaatggGTAAAAGTATATTTAGAAAGTATTTTTAGTTATAAATGCATGTAAAGtacctaaaattagggtttccttgaggcCACCAGATGTCGGTTATGGTTTTTACTCTCTCAAAAATATTTGCATGGTCAATACCAATGCTTTCAAAAAGTGGTATTACAGGAGATTGCCCAACATAACCTTGATGATTCATCTTGCACACATCGAGTGTTTTAATCTCTATAGGAAGATCAAAAAACTCTTGTATTGAACCAAACATGGCTTTGCAAAGGTCTAAAGGAATTTTATCAAAAGTGGCTTCAAAACAACCATATTCTACTAGTGCTTCGTAGACTTGGGACTTAACCAACTCCCTATTGGCCAAGTTGATGTTGGTGAAGTCAATAGCTGGAAGCTTTTGAGAGGTTTCTGAGCCCATATCTTCTCAGTTTCCATTTAATTGGTAAGTTTTGGTGATAGTTATATAATAGAATACGAAAGTACTATATGTTGATAATATTGAAATAGCCCCGTGATGCGCCTGTACATTTTATAATGTATATTGATTGATACACTGAAATTTAAGTAGCCATGTGATTGATGCATTTGGATATGCTCTACGCTTATCGTGGGTCAACGACAGCATGTTATATAATATGTAGCCTCGTGATACTCGAGTAGTCGAGTTGAGGCACACTTTTGAGGTTTTAGGGTTGTCATGTTACTTTTATTTTAGTTAATACTTGTTAGTGATAGAACTTGTTGTAGCAAGCAAGCAGTGTTTGGCTTATGGTTTCAGGCTATCTGTGAGTTGTTGTTAGTTGGATATTGGATTCACTTAGTATGTGAAGAGAGGCTTAATTATCTTAGTACATATGTTTCATTTATATAACTAGAGGGGTCGTATTAGGATTAGAAAAATAGTTTTTTTTGTTGGTGAGAAAAACAATCTTAAATTCCGAATTTCTCAAATTTGTCATACTAAAATAACGATTTGTCTCCTTGTTGGCACTATTGGTGACTTATATTGAGTTTATGGAGTGCATCGAGTTTCAGTCTAAATACTTGTAGGCACACTGAATTGTCAACCCATTGGAAGATACACTTTTGGATGGATAAATGGACCTTTTTGTTTTTGGGTCTACGACCTGTACGAAAGAGATGCCCCATAGGCTTGCTAGAGCACAACAACGGAAGTCTTTCAGAACATCAGACCGACTCTTTATTTAGCAATGTCCAACGCAGGTGATGAGCCTATAAATATTGTAGAGATATCTAATGTTGATCACTACAAAAAAAAAAGATGTCTATAGCCAGATTTTTTTGCATGCAGTTAAACACCTCACTGAAAAATCGCATTTTCCAGATCTAACCCCTTGCAAAATAGAAAAcaaaaaactaaaaataaaaaacattattACGAGGGGCTTCCCTCGTAATAGAgaaaagaattaaaaataaaaaataaaaacaaatgtACGAGAGGTCACCTCGGAAGGGAAACAAATATTTACTCAAATTTTTGGAGCGGTGAGTTGATGAACGTTTGCGACGGGTAACCCTACGCAAACTGACACGTTTGATTTTGTGAGGGGTAACCCCACGCAATAGGGAGTATTGATTCGGTCAAAAGTTGTTGTTGTTCAGAACCTGATAGAATTTTGTGAGGGGCTACCCTCAGCAAACTTTGACCGTTGAGTTTGCGAGGGGTGCCACCACACAAAACGTAgcattttaaaaaaaaaatcagaaaattggtGTGTATAGTAAATGAAATTATAATCGTTGCATCTTCTTCTTCCCATTAAAAGCTTATTTCTCTCCCCTACTCATTTTCCTTAACCTTCATTTTTTCTCCCCACCATTAAAGGAAGGGAGCTTCTACGGTGAAGTTACAAAATTGACTTCTTTACTGAAGTCACTTTAGTTGACCAATAAAATTAAACCCTAAGTCACATCAGCTTTATAATGCATGAAGTATATAGTGAACCATTTTTTATATGAAATTTTCAATTATTACATATCACTCCTCCATTAACTTGATAATAATTTACAAATTAAAAATAACTCTTAATTTAATTTAATAGTTTTTATTTGACAATCACTTCCACCTGTTCATCGAACTTGTTCTTCTTCTTCCTTCTCCTAACTTCAGGTCGAAATTGCAATTGAAAATCCTAAATCCCTAAATTCCATCCACTTGTTCTTTGAactccttcttcttcttcttcttcttcttcttccttctcCCAATTTAAGATGTCAAAATTGCAATTGAAAACCCTAACCCTAAATCTCATTCATCTGTTCTTCaaaattcttcttcttcttcttctttctcccAATTTCGACCTCTTCCCTCTCACTCAATTTCGTAACCGTGTTCATGTTCAATTTTTAGCTTTCAAGGCAAATGTTCGTGTAATTTGTATTGGTTGCGGTGTTTATCAAATGGTTTGTAAATGTCGTGGTTTGTTCAAAGAAATTGTTCAATGTTTTCGTCTGATTTTACAGGTAGTTGTGACTATCCATCGCAATATGTATATTTTCCAAAAATCAAGTTTATTTTAGTTACTACACATGAATTATTGACTGGGTTAGAGTTTGTATTTTATTGAAATTTAtaaattataaaattattttGAATTCTTACCCAGAAATTATGTAATTGGGGATTAAGGTTCAACATAATATTGCAATAAACGTGTCTCGTATGTTGTGCTTTTTGTATCTTATATTATGTTAGATGAACTTTCCTATTTAAAATAATGTAGGATTCTCTTGCTATACGGGAAGCGCATTCCACCTTAAATATGATGAACATATGCTAATTACATGCTATCGATATTGAGGTATCAACTTGGAAGTTCCTCATGAGGTATCAACGAAGAACTCTACTAAACTGTTTTCCAAGAACACATAACAAGAGATAAGAAAGTAGTCACAACATTATAAGTGAACAAATTTTTGAGTTTTGTTTGAATAACACCATGTAACCAAGAACATATAGTGAACATATAGCTGGAAAGAACATCTTGTACAAGTGCCCCAAAAGGTTGTAGAGGACCTCATATCTCATATGAGGCGAGAAGCGAGAGTTTTATCAAATTCATAGATTCTGAATTTGTATATGCTATTGTGAATTATTTTGATAATTTATTCTTCAAATTTCACGTTGTTAAGTAATAGATGCAATGTTTATACTCTGATCCCATATACATAATTTAGAGAGTTAATGAATGGTATTGACAAGCTCAAGTGCTTTCTCTATGTTGGATGCAATGTCTCCCCCAAAGGGAATACATGCGAGTAAATTTGAGATGGATACTCTGTATTTGAGTTCAATAATGTAAACTTTATAGTTACAAAATGAAGGTTGTTAAATGTACCTTAACTGATTAGACAAGTTCAAAAGTTTGATAAATTATGATTTATCCAATGTAGTGATAAATGTGTAACTTGTGCAAAACCATATTGTAAATAATACTCTTTAGTTCAAAGTTACAAGCATGTTGTTCAATGAAACCCGTTGTTCATCTCCAATATCAAATTGTTAAAGAGCTTAGGCAAATACATGAGACGTTTTGCTGATTTCCAATATCAGATTCTGCATGAATGATAAATTTTTGCTTAATTGCCAAAGGTTATCTTTTATTGTTAGATTTCAACATAAGTTTATTGCAGTTTGAAACAACTTAGATGAATTTGCAGCATGGTGGTTAGAGATGAATTCAACATGTGAAGGGAGGAGAATGGTAATGTTAAAGTCAGTTGAATTTGCAGCATGGTGGTTAAAGATGAATTCAACATGTGAAGGAAAGATAATGGTAATGCTAAAGTCAGTTGTACTTAGCTAGATCACAAAGAGGTATGTTAAATCAAGACGTCAAAAATGTCAAGTGTATTTGGTGTGTATGTCAAAGTAGTAATGTAATCGTAACCTTAGTGTGCCATTTTCCTATGTAATAGTAGTAAACATAAAATTATAAAGTGAACGATCGCATTTGATAAAGTATCATAAGAGAGAGAAAGAATAATATTCTATTTCATGATCAGAATGAATACAGTGGCTCTTTATATATAGAGCAACTAGCACTAACTGAAAACAGCTGGCACAACATAGCTGGCACATTATACACCACTAACTATTATATACTCTATTAGCCCCCCTTAGAAACTGAGGGTACAACAAGCAGACTATGTTTGTTGAACACTCTCAATTTGTCCCTTAGAGGAAGAAACTTGGCTGCTGAAAGTGGCTTGGTTAAAGCATCTGCCCATTGATCCATAGCTGGCACATGTTCAACAATGAGGCTTTTGGACAATACCTTTTCCCTCACAAAAAATATATCAAGCTCCATATGTTTTGTCCTATTATGCAGAACAGGATTATGTGCAAGAGTGACTGTGCTGAGATTGTCACAGAGAAGTTTGGGAATGGAGATTTTGCAGTGAAGCTCAAGAAGAAGGGACTGCACCCATAGGATTTCTGCAGCAAAATGGGCCATACTCATGTATTCAGCCTCAGCACTAGACCTAGCCACCAATTGTTGCTTCTTAGACCACCATGAAATCAAATTAAGGCCTAGGAACACACAGGCTCCTGAAGTAGAGCGCCTGTCATCAGGGTCTGatgcccaatcagcatcacagaaCCCAAGCAAAGATAGAGGTTGATGAGCAGGAGCAGGCTGAATGAGTAATCCATGATGTAGAGTACCACTTAGGTATCTCAAAATCCTTTTAACTGCCTTCCAATGTTCTTCCAAAGGATGAGATAAAAACTGGCAAACCTTGTTTACAGAAAATGAGATTTCAGGTCTGGTAATAGTGGCATACTGAAGTGCCCCCACAACGGACCTGAACTGAGTTGGATCTGGAATAGTAGCAGAGCTAACTTTTGATAGTTTACTTGTAGATACCATAGGAGTAGGCATACTATATGCATTGAGCATGTTAACCTTAGCAAGCAAATCAGTTAAGTATTTAGCTTGAGAAAGAAAGAGTGAACCATTAGTCAAATGAGTAACTTCTATGCCAAGAAAATACTCCAATTTTCCCAAATGTTTCAGAGAAAAATCAGTATTTAATTTGCTGATCAGCTTAGTAATGAAAGGGGCAGAATTACCAGTGATgataatatcatcaacatagaccaATACCATTATAGTTAAGTTTGCAGTATGAAGCAGGAATAGGCTAGGATCACATTTGCTGGCATGAAAACCATGTTGCAGTAAAGAGCTCTTAAGCTTGTCAAACCAGGCTCTAGGAGCCTGCTTTAGCCCATAAATAGCCCTGTTCAGCTTGCATATAAGAGTCTTGTCAGGAGcttcaaaaccaggaggttgcTGCATATATACCTCTTCCTCAAGGGTTCCATTCAGGAAGGCATTGTTCACATCAATTTGCTGGATAGGCCACTTGTGTGTCACTGCAAGAGATAAGACAGTTCTGACAGTAATCTGTTTAACCACAGGTGAAAAAGTTTCTGTAAAATCAGTACCAGCCTGCTGATGGAAGCCTTTAGCCACCAACCTGGCCTTATACTTATTGATGGAACCGTCAGGGTTCTCCTTAACCCTGAATACCCACTTGCAGCCAATTGGCTTCCTAGAAACAGATGGTGACACCAAGGTCCAAGTCTGATTCTTCAACAGGGCCTGATATTCATCTTTCATGGCCTGAAACCAATGGGGAGAGGCCAAAGCCTGACCAACAGTAGTAGGTTCCACATGAGTGAGTAAAAGGGTGGGGTGAAGTTTAGGTTTTATAATGCCACTTTTGGCTCTAGTTTGCATGGAATGAGTATTATGGGGATGAATAAAGGTTGGATGGGGGGCTGGTTCAGGGCTGGAATGAGAAACAAATTCAGGACTAGAAGAAGGAGAGATAGTACTAGCCTCTGCAATATCAGAGGTGAGAGGAGTGAGAGATGTAGGAGTGATAGGTGAGGTGATGGGATTAGGGGAGGTAATGCTGGAAGGTGGTCTGATA encodes:
- the LOC127126745 gene encoding probable 2-oxoglutarate-dependent dioxygenase AOP1, with product MGSETSQKLPAIDFTNINLANRELVKSQVYEALVEYGCFEATFDKIPLDLCKAMFGSIQEFFDLPIEIKTLDVCKMNHQGYVGQSPVIPLFESIGIDHANIFERVKTITDIWWPQGNPNFSKTINSFTVKLAELNEMIRKMILESLGVEKYIEQHMNSTDYLLRVMKYKSPQTNDKKLGLLTHTDQSLVTILHQNQVGGLEVMTKDEKWISYRPFSSHSFLVIVGDSFNAWSNGRLHSPFHRVMMRGSDTRYSLGLFTLPKKGCIVNAPDELVDEEHPLLFKPFDFVEFLNYRYSEKGLRDPFSLRTYCGV